The bacterium genome segment GGTCAGCATCCCGTTGTCCGGCCCGAGCAGGAAGCCCCGCTCCGTCTCGATTAGGATCGCGCGCCGGCGGGTTCCGACCCTGGGATCGACCACGCCGATATGAATGCTCCCCTTGGGATAAAAGGGCGCGGCCTGATAGAGCGCCCAGGCGCCGTGGACGATGTCATGGGGCGGGATGTCGTGGGCGATGCTGACCACTTCGGCGTCGGCGCAGATGGATTTGATCACGCCGAGTATAGCGCCGACGGTCCCATCGGCATAGCCGAAATCGGTGGTCAGGGTGATGAGCGGGCGCGCCACAGGAGCAATCTGCCATGCGCCGGGATGCCACGCCACGCGAATTTTCGCCGCGCGCACGCAACCATCGCATTCCGACCTGGTCGCGGCGCCCTGTGCCGCGACTGGCCGGGAATCTTTGTTCTCCAGGAGGACAGCCAATCTTGTCTGTCCATCGCCTCGTGAGGTGGGCCCGCTCCTGGGACCCGCCGAACGAGGCGATACGCGCGGCAGGGCGGCCCTCCCGCCAGATGCCATCCCCGATCGAGGAGCAAAGTGCGCCCCTCAATCGGGGATGGCAGGTCAGACAGGAATGTCTGACCTCCTGACTTGCTGCTTGCGATGGTTCTACCGCGTGGAGTCGTCCAGCCAGCGCAGATAATCGGCCGAGCCGTCGATGATCGGGAGGACGATCACCTCCGGACACTCATAAGATGAGAATCCCTTGATCGTTCCCTCAACCCGATCGGTCAGATCGAAGCGGGTCTTGATCACCAGCAGGCACTCGGTATCCTTGCGCAGTTTGCCCTGCCAGCGATAAACGGACGTGACTTTCTCGACGATGTTGACACAGGCGGCGGCGCCATCGCCGACCAAACGCTCGGCGATGCGTTCCGCCTCGCTTTTCGAGGCGCAGGTCGAGAGCACGACGGCGTACTCGTGGCGCGAAGGATGCATGGCTGTCAGACGGCCGCCGGCTGGCGCAGACGCGACGCGTAGAGCGGGAAACGGGCGCAGAGGGCCATGACCTCGTCGGCGACCTTTCGCTCGACCGTGGAATTGCCCAAGTCGGCGATCACCTGGTGGATCATGTCGGCAATCTGGATCATCTCGGCTTCCTTCATGCCGCGGGTGGTGACCGCCGGGGTGCCGATGCGGATGCCCGAGGTGACCAACGGCTTGGCCGGGTCGAACGGGACCGCGTTCTTGTTCACGGTGATGCGCGCGCGGTCGAGCGCCTCTTCGACGGCTTTGCCGGTGATCCCCTTCTCGATGAACGAAACCAGCATCAGGTGGGTGTCGGTGCCGCCGGAGACAATGTGGTACCCGTGCGACTTGAGGCGTTCGGCCATGGACTTGGCATTGGCAACGATTTGCTTCTGGTAGGTCTTGAATTCTGGCTGTAGCGCCTCCTGGAAGGCCACCGCCTTGGCCGCAATCACATGCATGAGCGGCCCGCCCTGGATGCCCGGCATCACGGTGCGGTCGAGATCCTTGGCGTACTTTTCCCTGCACATGATCATCCCGCCGCGCGGGCCGCGCAGGGTTTTGTGGGTGGTGGTGGTGACGAAATCGGCATACGGAATCGGCGAGGGATGCAGACCGGCGACGATCAATCCAGCGATGTGGGCGATGTCGACCATGAGATAGGCGCCGCAGGCGTCGGCGGCTTCGCGGAATCTGGCGAAGTCGAGAGTGCGCGGATAGGCCGAGGCGCCGGCCACGATCATCTTCGGCTGGACCTCCTTGGCCTTGGCGATCATCGCATCGTAGTCGATGGTCTCGGTCTCGCGGGTCACGCCGTAGTCGTGGACCTCAAAGAGGAACCCGGAGAAATTGAGCGGATGGCCATGGGTCAGGTGTCCGCCATGGGAGAGATTCAGCCCCATGATCTTCTCGCCCGGCTTGAGCACCGTGAAGTAGACCCCCATGTTGGCCTGCGAGCCGGAGTGCGGCTGGACGTTGGCGTGCTCGCAGCCGAAGAGCGCCTTGGCCCGTTCGCGGGCCAGATTCTCGGCCACGTCGACGTATTCGCAGCCGCCATAGTACCGTTTACCGGGGTATCCCTCGGCGTACTTGTTGGTCATCACCCCGCCCATCGCCTCGAGCACCGCTTCGGAGACGAAATTCTCCGAGGCGATCAGTTCGAGTTTTTCGGCCTGACGGTGCGTTTCGCCGAGGATGGCATTGAACAGTTCGGGGTCGGTCTGGGCAAGGGCGGACATGGTATGATCTCCTGGTCGGGCGCATCCGCAAGGGACACACCGGAGGTGAGATAGCAAAGAATGCGGGACTTAACAAGTGGGTCTGGAAGGATTGTGACGGGGCCGGGCGGTGGTTTCTGGGATCTGCGATCGGCTCCAATGCGCCAGAGGCGGCTTGAGAGCCGCCTCTACGGGTTGTTATTGATGGAATCGGGTCAGCGGGCGCCGACCGGCTGCGGGCGTTTGATGGTGACCGGGGTCAGCCAGCCAAAGTTGTCGGGCGCCTCGCCGCCGATGATGGCGAAATAGCGCTCCTGGAGACGCTTGGTGATCGGACCGCGACGGCCGTTGCCGATTGGAATGCGGTCCACCGAGGCAATCGGGGTGATCTCGGCGGCGGAGCCCGATAGGAAGACCTCATCGGCGATGTAGAGCGCCTCGCGCGGGAGTCGCTCCTCGAGCACCTTGATTCCCATCTCCTCGGCCAGCCGCATCACCGTGTCGCGGGTGATCCCGGAGAGCACCGAGGAGGCAACCGGTGGCGTGGAGAGGACGCCATTGTGGACGAGGAAAACGTTTTCACCCGAACCCTCGGAGATGTACCCCGCGGTGTCGAGGGCGATGCCTTCGACATAACCGTTGGCGATGGCCTCCATCTTGATCAACTGCGAATTCATGTAGTTGGCGGCGGTCTTGGCCAGGGCGGGGAATGTGTTCGGCGCCATCCGGCTCCACGACGAGACGCAGACATTGACGCCGTTTTCCAAAGCCTCCGGACCGAGGTACTTTCCCCAGTTCCAGACCGCGATGGCGACATCGACCGGGCAGCCGGCCGGATTGACGCCCATGGAGCCATAGCCGCGGTAGATCACCGGGCGAATGTAACATTCCTCGAGGTTGTTCAGCGAGATCAGCTCGATGATGGCGGCGTTAATCTCGTCCGGCGTGTACGGCACCTCCATCCGGTAGATCTTGGCGGAGTTGAACAGGCGCTTGGTGTGGTCCTGCAACCGGAAGATGGCGGAGCCGCGGGCGTTCTTGTAACAGCGCAGCCCCTCGAACACCGATGAACCGTAGTGGACAACGTGCGAGAGGATGTGGATGCGGGCATCGTCCCAGTCGACGAACTCGCCGTTCATCCAGATCTTGTCGACCTTCTCCAACGCCATGCGACCTCCCCGGGGGGTGGGAGTGTGAGTGTCGGTTCGTCCACGTCCGCAAACCAGCGACGACAACCTATCATAACATCCCGCGCGGCGATTTCAAGCGGTTTCCGCCCCGAAATTGTCAGGGCCAGCGGCGGTCGCGACGGGGTCTGGGCCAGCCCATGTGTTCTACGCCCCGCGACGGGGAAACGTTGCAGGTCCGCGGCCGCCAGCGCGTGAAACAGGCATCC includes the following:
- the cutA gene encoding divalent-cation tolerance protein CutA, producing MHPSRHEYAVVLSTCASKSEAERIAERLVGDGAAACVNIVEKVTSVYRWQGKLRKDTECLLVIKTRFDLTDRVEGTIKGFSSYECPEVIVLPIIDGSADYLRWLDDSTR
- the glyA gene encoding serine hydroxymethyltransferase, translating into MSALAQTDPELFNAILGETHRQAEKLELIASENFVSEAVLEAMGGVMTNKYAEGYPGKRYYGGCEYVDVAENLARERAKALFGCEHANVQPHSGSQANMGVYFTVLKPGEKIMGLNLSHGGHLTHGHPLNFSGFLFEVHDYGVTRETETIDYDAMIAKAKEVQPKMIVAGASAYPRTLDFARFREAADACGAYLMVDIAHIAGLIVAGLHPSPIPYADFVTTTTHKTLRGPRGGMIMCREKYAKDLDRTVMPGIQGGPLMHVIAAKAVAFQEALQPEFKTYQKQIVANAKSMAERLKSHGYHIVSGGTDTHLMLVSFIEKGITGKAVEEALDRARITVNKNAVPFDPAKPLVTSGIRIGTPAVTTRGMKEAEMIQIADMIHQVIADLGNSTVERKVADEVMALCARFPLYASRLRQPAAV
- a CDS encoding branched-chain amino acid transaminase; the protein is MALEKVDKIWMNGEFVDWDDARIHILSHVVHYGSSVFEGLRCYKNARGSAIFRLQDHTKRLFNSAKIYRMEVPYTPDEINAAIIELISLNNLEECYIRPVIYRGYGSMGVNPAGCPVDVAIAVWNWGKYLGPEALENGVNVCVSSWSRMAPNTFPALAKTAANYMNSQLIKMEAIANGYVEGIALDTAGYISEGSGENVFLVHNGVLSTPPVASSVLSGITRDTVMRLAEEMGIKVLEERLPREALYIADEVFLSGSAAEITPIASVDRIPIGNGRRGPITKRLQERYFAIIGGEAPDNFGWLTPVTIKRPQPVGAR